A genomic segment from Acyrthosiphon pisum isolate AL4f chromosome A3, pea_aphid_22Mar2018_4r6ur, whole genome shotgun sequence encodes:
- the LOC100165864 gene encoding eukaryotic translation initiation factor 4E transporter isoform X3 — MSEMVNDNDKSSNLVADGNNEGITTNEMENETTIEDKVKVVRFKQPTQKYTKEALLELQNLSSSKVRPKFLDNFPDLDLELAGKTRKGSRPVASGKPATNTKTVAFDLPPWQNQLTENGEPKTEKKPQDAKDRLKKDQDIVLSPQRRSFNSGCFVTMNASSGPKRSNSPLNTSAKQYVEREPIREPRRVGSGRLMSRDSWDSGFRQPENGIANNYNFGKGGFRESSSHSSIEPRRKDFEFDRGETDRYRNYDRFKGSSNYDRRRNDSYRTQEEPEWMTDGPTSQHDTIELRGFEDPPVDKTKKKKTKPASRAKKNSIESTSTESVAAIKGASETKIKKTKKEKDEDKKKRSTVDKPNNESEDQTKKDSESITGNEFIQAYDAEHKINDNVFNDFNIDDFLKPDYLSDMHIEGETDGNVAGSRFRQWFTTHDSSRASSASTEMLNSAINKGATDNVEEDPRQLTSMLMGMVKHNNQNESKNITNAYDSITSSENNKLPPAIMDVIKASAPQLTDPKAAIRDLEVNGKVQSLEEIESRLRMSSGQQNGYSPPLNNIQFHEEMKLKKLHNMKMPQNEHENSNNDGHITNSSQNYSILQMLNNAQGPQNYMVNQGQNPAGQYGSSNNYRSQQPSMQVPNDLVMKLMEAQQIQKQHENMVAKAMAAQQQQSKQNMFKLPVELQNMVNFYTPTKDILQSREAQEMLMGIKRGEVMLHHLVEQWKKTSTNQSRYRETLICLMKVFQHSSNAQRMANQQDLVYQQQQQAALYQSQMLKRQLLDQTHKRMENVHNASYGGEGAMDLGSSQSQSQPRIGLTPTSVLRKMTSTSEPLVDKHHIPDERSVTQHALQHQINTLQQQIQQQQFMQQQQQQQQQQQRPVNTTIQQILSGNYPRYHGAQQQQQQHQSNNMNGRSINYGSADKSRMNRVQSPVSNQLARWFSPELLAQARAGRLPNMPAMSQNINMLSVEDIEKFQVGGRS, encoded by the exons ATGTCCGAAATGGTCAACGACAACGACAAGTCATCGAATCTGGTGGCTGATGGCAACAATGAAG gtataacGACAAATGAAATGGAAAATGAAACAACCATTGAAGATAAGGTTAAAGTAGTGAGGTTTAAGCAGCCAACACAAAAGTATACCAAAGAAGCATTGTTGGAATTACAAAACTTAAGCAGTTCAAAAGTGCGCCCAAAATTTTTAGACAACTTCCCTGACTTGGATTTAGAACTCGCTGGAAAAACTCGAAA GGGGAGTAGACCTGTTGCTAGTGGAAAACCAGCTACCAATACCAAGACAGTAGCATTTGATTTACCACCTTGGCAGAACCAACTAACAGAAAATGGCGAACCTAAAACTGAG aaaaaacctCAGGATGCTAAAGATCGTTTGAAAAAGGATCAAGATATAGTTTTGAGTCCTCAAAGGCGTAGTTTCAATTCAGGATGTTTTGTTACTATGAATGCTTCTAGTGGACCAAAACGTTCAAATAGTCCTTTGAATACATCTGCTAAACAGTATGTCGAAAG ggAGCCCATTCGAGAACCTCGTCGAGTTGGCAGTGGTCGATTAATGAGCCGAGATTCATGGGATTCTGGTTTTCGTCAGCCAGAAAATGGAATtgcaaataattacaattttggtAAAGGTGGTTTTCGTGAATCTTCATCTCATAGCtcaat TGAACCTCGTAGAAAAGATTTTGAGTTTGACAGAGGAGAAACAGATCGTTATAGAAATTATGATCGCTTCAAAGGCTCTAGTAATTATGATAGACGTCGAAATGATTCTTATCGAACACAAGAAGAACCAGAATGGATGACAG atGGCCCAACTTCTCAACATGATACTATTGAGTTGCGAGGTTTTGAGGATCCACCTGTGGACAAaaccaaaaagaaaaaaacaaaacccg cgtCCCGTGCTAAAAAGAATTCAATTGAATCTACATCCACGGAATCAGTAGCAGCTATAAAAGGAGCTAGTGAAactaaaattaagaaaactaaaaaagaaaaagatgaGGATAAAAAGAAAAGATCGACAGTTGACAAACCAAAT AATGAATCTGAAGATCAAACTAAAAAAGATTCTGAATCAATAACTGGAAATGAGTTCATTCAAGCTTATGATGCTGagcataaaataaatgacaatgTGTTCAATGATTTCAATATTGATGATTTCTTAAAGCCAGATTACTTAAGTGATATGCACATTGAAGGAGAAACTGATGGGAATGTAGCTGGTTCACGATTCCGCCAATGGTTTACTACTCATGATAGTAGTCGTGCTTCGTCTGCTTCTACTGAAATGTTAAATTCAGCAATTAATA aagGTGCAACAGATAATGTAGAAGAAGACCCTAGACAGTTAACATCAATGCTGATGGGAATGGTTAAACATAACAATCAAAacgaatcaaaaaatataacaaatgcaTATGATTCTATTACATCAAGCGAAAATAATAAACTTCCTCCAGCTATCATGGATGTTATTAAAGCCAGTGCCCCTCAGTTGACTGATCCTAAAGCTGCCATACGTGATTTAG aggtTAATGGTAAAGTTCAAAGTCTTGAAGAAATTGAATCTAGATTGCGTATGTCTAGTGGACAACAAAATGGTTATTCACCGCCGCTTAACAATATTCAATTCCACGAAGAaatgaaactaaaaaaactgcATAATATGAAA atgCCTCAAAATGAGCATGAAAACTCTAATAATGATGGACACATAACAAATAGCTCTCAAAACTATTCCATATTgcag atgCTAAATAATGCCCAAGGACCACAAAATTATATGGTAAACCAAGGTCAAAACCCTGCCG gtcaGTATGGTTCTTCAAATAATTATCGCAGTCAACAACCAAGTATGCAAGTTCCTAATGATCTTGTTATGAAGCTCATGGAAGCACAACAG ATTCAAAAGCAACATGAAAATATGGTTGCAAAAGCAATGGCTGCTCAACAACAACAGTCTAAGCAAAATATGTTCAAACTTCCTGTGGAACTTCAAAATATGGTCAACTTTTACACACCAACCAAAGATATATTGCAAAGCCGCGAAGCACAAGAAATGCTTatgg gaATAAAACGTGGTGAAGTAATGCTACATCATTTGGTTGAGCAATGGAAAAAGACTAGTACTAATCAGTCTCGTTATCGTGAAACTCTTATTTGCCTTATGAAAGTATTTCAACATTCAAGCA atgcCCAAAGAATGGCTAACCAACAGGATTTAGTTtaccaacaacaacaacaagcTGCATTATATCAAAGCCAAATGCTTAAAAGACAATTGCTCGATCAAACTCACAAAAGAATGGAAAAT gttcATAATGCATCGTATGGCGGGGAAGGTGCTATGGATTTGGGCTCTTCTCAGTCACAATCTCAACCAAGAATTGGTCTTACTCCAACGTCTGTGTTACGTAAAATGACTTCAACCTCAGAACCTTTGGTAGACAAACACCATATACCTGACGAACGATCTg TTACCCAGCATGCACTTCAGCATCAAATAAACACTCTACAACAACAAATCCAGCAACAACAGTTTatgcagcagcagcaacaacagcagcagcaacaacaacggCCGGTTAATACTACTATCCAGCAGATACTGAGTGGTAATTATCCCAGGTATCACGGAgctcaacaacaacaacagcagcatcAATCCAATAATATGAATGGTCGCA gTATAAATTATGGTTCTGCGGATAAATCTCGCATGAACCGGGTACAATCTCCTGTCAGCAATCAGCTTGCACGTTGGTTTTCTCCAGAACTGTTGGCACAAGCCCGTGCTGGCCGTTTGCCAAACATGCCTGCTATGTCGCAGAATATCAACATGCTCAGTGTCGAGGATATCGAAAAATTCCAAGTTGGTGGTCGCtcttaa
- the LOC100165864 gene encoding eukaryotic translation initiation factor 4E transporter isoform X2 yields MESRVIKSRKRHSGIQGPMLKKVLKTMPHSKENIPELPLNNSITTNEMENETTIEDKVKVVRFKQPTQKYTKEALLELQNLSSSKVRPKFLDNFPDLDLELAGKTRKGSRPVASGKPATNTKTVAFDLPPWQNQLTENGEPKTEKKPQDAKDRLKKDQDIVLSPQRRSFNSGCFVTMNASSGPKRSNSPLNTSAKQYVEREPIREPRRVGSGRLMSRDSWDSGFRQPENGIANNYNFGKGGFRESSSHSSIEPRRKDFEFDRGETDRYRNYDRFKGSSNYDRRRNDSYRTQEEPEWMTDGPTSQHDTIELRGFEDPPVDKTKKKKTKPASRAKKNSIESTSTESVAAIKGASETKIKKTKKEKDEDKKKRSTVDKPNNESEDQTKKDSESITGNEFIQAYDAEHKINDNVFNDFNIDDFLKPDYLSDMHIEGETDGNVAGSRFRQWFTTHDSSRASSASTEMLNSAINKGATDNVEEDPRQLTSMLMGMVKHNNQNESKNITNAYDSITSSENNKLPPAIMDVIKASAPQLTDPKAAIRDLEVNGKVQSLEEIESRLRMSSGQQNGYSPPLNNIQFHEEMKLKKLHNMKMPQNEHENSNNDGHITNSSQNYSILQMLNNAQGPQNYMVNQGQNPAGQYGSSNNYRSQQPSMQVPNDLVMKLMEAQQIQKQHENMVAKAMAAQQQQSKQNMFKLPVELQNMVNFYTPTKDILQSREAQEMLMGIKRGEVMLHHLVEQWKKTSTNQSRYRETLICLMKVFQHSSNAQRMANQQDLVYQQQQQAALYQSQMLKRQLLDQTHKRMENVHNASYGGEGAMDLGSSQSQSQPRIGLTPTSVLRKMTSTSEPLVDKHHIPDERSVTQHALQHQINTLQQQIQQQQFMQQQQQQQQQQQRPVNTTIQQILSGNYPRYHGAQQQQQQHQSNNMNGRSINYGSADKSRMNRVQSPVSNQLARWFSPELLAQARAGRLPNMPAMSQNINMLSVEDIEKFQVGGRS; encoded by the exons ATGGAAAGTAGAGTTATTAAAAGTCGCAAACGACACTCTGGTATTCAAGGTCCTATGttaaaaaaagttctaaaaaccATGCCTCATTCTAAGGAAAATATTCCAGAACTaccattaaataata gtataacGACAAATGAAATGGAAAATGAAACAACCATTGAAGATAAGGTTAAAGTAGTGAGGTTTAAGCAGCCAACACAAAAGTATACCAAAGAAGCATTGTTGGAATTACAAAACTTAAGCAGTTCAAAAGTGCGCCCAAAATTTTTAGACAACTTCCCTGACTTGGATTTAGAACTCGCTGGAAAAACTCGAAA GGGGAGTAGACCTGTTGCTAGTGGAAAACCAGCTACCAATACCAAGACAGTAGCATTTGATTTACCACCTTGGCAGAACCAACTAACAGAAAATGGCGAACCTAAAACTGAG aaaaaacctCAGGATGCTAAAGATCGTTTGAAAAAGGATCAAGATATAGTTTTGAGTCCTCAAAGGCGTAGTTTCAATTCAGGATGTTTTGTTACTATGAATGCTTCTAGTGGACCAAAACGTTCAAATAGTCCTTTGAATACATCTGCTAAACAGTATGTCGAAAG ggAGCCCATTCGAGAACCTCGTCGAGTTGGCAGTGGTCGATTAATGAGCCGAGATTCATGGGATTCTGGTTTTCGTCAGCCAGAAAATGGAATtgcaaataattacaattttggtAAAGGTGGTTTTCGTGAATCTTCATCTCATAGCtcaat TGAACCTCGTAGAAAAGATTTTGAGTTTGACAGAGGAGAAACAGATCGTTATAGAAATTATGATCGCTTCAAAGGCTCTAGTAATTATGATAGACGTCGAAATGATTCTTATCGAACACAAGAAGAACCAGAATGGATGACAG atGGCCCAACTTCTCAACATGATACTATTGAGTTGCGAGGTTTTGAGGATCCACCTGTGGACAAaaccaaaaagaaaaaaacaaaacccg cgtCCCGTGCTAAAAAGAATTCAATTGAATCTACATCCACGGAATCAGTAGCAGCTATAAAAGGAGCTAGTGAAactaaaattaagaaaactaaaaaagaaaaagatgaGGATAAAAAGAAAAGATCGACAGTTGACAAACCAAAT AATGAATCTGAAGATCAAACTAAAAAAGATTCTGAATCAATAACTGGAAATGAGTTCATTCAAGCTTATGATGCTGagcataaaataaatgacaatgTGTTCAATGATTTCAATATTGATGATTTCTTAAAGCCAGATTACTTAAGTGATATGCACATTGAAGGAGAAACTGATGGGAATGTAGCTGGTTCACGATTCCGCCAATGGTTTACTACTCATGATAGTAGTCGTGCTTCGTCTGCTTCTACTGAAATGTTAAATTCAGCAATTAATA aagGTGCAACAGATAATGTAGAAGAAGACCCTAGACAGTTAACATCAATGCTGATGGGAATGGTTAAACATAACAATCAAAacgaatcaaaaaatataacaaatgcaTATGATTCTATTACATCAAGCGAAAATAATAAACTTCCTCCAGCTATCATGGATGTTATTAAAGCCAGTGCCCCTCAGTTGACTGATCCTAAAGCTGCCATACGTGATTTAG aggtTAATGGTAAAGTTCAAAGTCTTGAAGAAATTGAATCTAGATTGCGTATGTCTAGTGGACAACAAAATGGTTATTCACCGCCGCTTAACAATATTCAATTCCACGAAGAaatgaaactaaaaaaactgcATAATATGAAA atgCCTCAAAATGAGCATGAAAACTCTAATAATGATGGACACATAACAAATAGCTCTCAAAACTATTCCATATTgcag atgCTAAATAATGCCCAAGGACCACAAAATTATATGGTAAACCAAGGTCAAAACCCTGCCG gtcaGTATGGTTCTTCAAATAATTATCGCAGTCAACAACCAAGTATGCAAGTTCCTAATGATCTTGTTATGAAGCTCATGGAAGCACAACAG ATTCAAAAGCAACATGAAAATATGGTTGCAAAAGCAATGGCTGCTCAACAACAACAGTCTAAGCAAAATATGTTCAAACTTCCTGTGGAACTTCAAAATATGGTCAACTTTTACACACCAACCAAAGATATATTGCAAAGCCGCGAAGCACAAGAAATGCTTatgg gaATAAAACGTGGTGAAGTAATGCTACATCATTTGGTTGAGCAATGGAAAAAGACTAGTACTAATCAGTCTCGTTATCGTGAAACTCTTATTTGCCTTATGAAAGTATTTCAACATTCAAGCA atgcCCAAAGAATGGCTAACCAACAGGATTTAGTTtaccaacaacaacaacaagcTGCATTATATCAAAGCCAAATGCTTAAAAGACAATTGCTCGATCAAACTCACAAAAGAATGGAAAAT gttcATAATGCATCGTATGGCGGGGAAGGTGCTATGGATTTGGGCTCTTCTCAGTCACAATCTCAACCAAGAATTGGTCTTACTCCAACGTCTGTGTTACGTAAAATGACTTCAACCTCAGAACCTTTGGTAGACAAACACCATATACCTGACGAACGATCTg TTACCCAGCATGCACTTCAGCATCAAATAAACACTCTACAACAACAAATCCAGCAACAACAGTTTatgcagcagcagcaacaacagcagcagcaacaacaacggCCGGTTAATACTACTATCCAGCAGATACTGAGTGGTAATTATCCCAGGTATCACGGAgctcaacaacaacaacagcagcatcAATCCAATAATATGAATGGTCGCA gTATAAATTATGGTTCTGCGGATAAATCTCGCATGAACCGGGTACAATCTCCTGTCAGCAATCAGCTTGCACGTTGGTTTTCTCCAGAACTGTTGGCACAAGCCCGTGCTGGCCGTTTGCCAAACATGCCTGCTATGTCGCAGAATATCAACATGCTCAGTGTCGAGGATATCGAAAAATTCCAAGTTGGTGGTCGCtcttaa
- the LOC100165864 gene encoding eukaryotic translation initiation factor 4E transporter isoform X1, with the protein MESRVIKSRKRHSGIQGPMLKKVLKTMPHSKENIPELPLNNSMFTNSLKKCLGITTNEMENETTIEDKVKVVRFKQPTQKYTKEALLELQNLSSSKVRPKFLDNFPDLDLELAGKTRKGSRPVASGKPATNTKTVAFDLPPWQNQLTENGEPKTEKKPQDAKDRLKKDQDIVLSPQRRSFNSGCFVTMNASSGPKRSNSPLNTSAKQYVEREPIREPRRVGSGRLMSRDSWDSGFRQPENGIANNYNFGKGGFRESSSHSSIEPRRKDFEFDRGETDRYRNYDRFKGSSNYDRRRNDSYRTQEEPEWMTDGPTSQHDTIELRGFEDPPVDKTKKKKTKPASRAKKNSIESTSTESVAAIKGASETKIKKTKKEKDEDKKKRSTVDKPNNESEDQTKKDSESITGNEFIQAYDAEHKINDNVFNDFNIDDFLKPDYLSDMHIEGETDGNVAGSRFRQWFTTHDSSRASSASTEMLNSAINKGATDNVEEDPRQLTSMLMGMVKHNNQNESKNITNAYDSITSSENNKLPPAIMDVIKASAPQLTDPKAAIRDLEVNGKVQSLEEIESRLRMSSGQQNGYSPPLNNIQFHEEMKLKKLHNMKMPQNEHENSNNDGHITNSSQNYSILQMLNNAQGPQNYMVNQGQNPAGQYGSSNNYRSQQPSMQVPNDLVMKLMEAQQIQKQHENMVAKAMAAQQQQSKQNMFKLPVELQNMVNFYTPTKDILQSREAQEMLMGIKRGEVMLHHLVEQWKKTSTNQSRYRETLICLMKVFQHSSNAQRMANQQDLVYQQQQQAALYQSQMLKRQLLDQTHKRMENVHNASYGGEGAMDLGSSQSQSQPRIGLTPTSVLRKMTSTSEPLVDKHHIPDERSVTQHALQHQINTLQQQIQQQQFMQQQQQQQQQQQRPVNTTIQQILSGNYPRYHGAQQQQQQHQSNNMNGRSINYGSADKSRMNRVQSPVSNQLARWFSPELLAQARAGRLPNMPAMSQNINMLSVEDIEKFQVGGRS; encoded by the exons ATGGAAAGTAGAGTTATTAAAAGTCGCAAACGACACTCTGGTATTCAAGGTCCTATGttaaaaaaagttctaaaaaccATGCCTCATTCTAAGGAAAATATTCCAGAACTaccattaaataatagtatgtttACAAATAgccttaaaaaatgtttag gtataacGACAAATGAAATGGAAAATGAAACAACCATTGAAGATAAGGTTAAAGTAGTGAGGTTTAAGCAGCCAACACAAAAGTATACCAAAGAAGCATTGTTGGAATTACAAAACTTAAGCAGTTCAAAAGTGCGCCCAAAATTTTTAGACAACTTCCCTGACTTGGATTTAGAACTCGCTGGAAAAACTCGAAA GGGGAGTAGACCTGTTGCTAGTGGAAAACCAGCTACCAATACCAAGACAGTAGCATTTGATTTACCACCTTGGCAGAACCAACTAACAGAAAATGGCGAACCTAAAACTGAG aaaaaacctCAGGATGCTAAAGATCGTTTGAAAAAGGATCAAGATATAGTTTTGAGTCCTCAAAGGCGTAGTTTCAATTCAGGATGTTTTGTTACTATGAATGCTTCTAGTGGACCAAAACGTTCAAATAGTCCTTTGAATACATCTGCTAAACAGTATGTCGAAAG ggAGCCCATTCGAGAACCTCGTCGAGTTGGCAGTGGTCGATTAATGAGCCGAGATTCATGGGATTCTGGTTTTCGTCAGCCAGAAAATGGAATtgcaaataattacaattttggtAAAGGTGGTTTTCGTGAATCTTCATCTCATAGCtcaat TGAACCTCGTAGAAAAGATTTTGAGTTTGACAGAGGAGAAACAGATCGTTATAGAAATTATGATCGCTTCAAAGGCTCTAGTAATTATGATAGACGTCGAAATGATTCTTATCGAACACAAGAAGAACCAGAATGGATGACAG atGGCCCAACTTCTCAACATGATACTATTGAGTTGCGAGGTTTTGAGGATCCACCTGTGGACAAaaccaaaaagaaaaaaacaaaacccg cgtCCCGTGCTAAAAAGAATTCAATTGAATCTACATCCACGGAATCAGTAGCAGCTATAAAAGGAGCTAGTGAAactaaaattaagaaaactaaaaaagaaaaagatgaGGATAAAAAGAAAAGATCGACAGTTGACAAACCAAAT AATGAATCTGAAGATCAAACTAAAAAAGATTCTGAATCAATAACTGGAAATGAGTTCATTCAAGCTTATGATGCTGagcataaaataaatgacaatgTGTTCAATGATTTCAATATTGATGATTTCTTAAAGCCAGATTACTTAAGTGATATGCACATTGAAGGAGAAACTGATGGGAATGTAGCTGGTTCACGATTCCGCCAATGGTTTACTACTCATGATAGTAGTCGTGCTTCGTCTGCTTCTACTGAAATGTTAAATTCAGCAATTAATA aagGTGCAACAGATAATGTAGAAGAAGACCCTAGACAGTTAACATCAATGCTGATGGGAATGGTTAAACATAACAATCAAAacgaatcaaaaaatataacaaatgcaTATGATTCTATTACATCAAGCGAAAATAATAAACTTCCTCCAGCTATCATGGATGTTATTAAAGCCAGTGCCCCTCAGTTGACTGATCCTAAAGCTGCCATACGTGATTTAG aggtTAATGGTAAAGTTCAAAGTCTTGAAGAAATTGAATCTAGATTGCGTATGTCTAGTGGACAACAAAATGGTTATTCACCGCCGCTTAACAATATTCAATTCCACGAAGAaatgaaactaaaaaaactgcATAATATGAAA atgCCTCAAAATGAGCATGAAAACTCTAATAATGATGGACACATAACAAATAGCTCTCAAAACTATTCCATATTgcag atgCTAAATAATGCCCAAGGACCACAAAATTATATGGTAAACCAAGGTCAAAACCCTGCCG gtcaGTATGGTTCTTCAAATAATTATCGCAGTCAACAACCAAGTATGCAAGTTCCTAATGATCTTGTTATGAAGCTCATGGAAGCACAACAG ATTCAAAAGCAACATGAAAATATGGTTGCAAAAGCAATGGCTGCTCAACAACAACAGTCTAAGCAAAATATGTTCAAACTTCCTGTGGAACTTCAAAATATGGTCAACTTTTACACACCAACCAAAGATATATTGCAAAGCCGCGAAGCACAAGAAATGCTTatgg gaATAAAACGTGGTGAAGTAATGCTACATCATTTGGTTGAGCAATGGAAAAAGACTAGTACTAATCAGTCTCGTTATCGTGAAACTCTTATTTGCCTTATGAAAGTATTTCAACATTCAAGCA atgcCCAAAGAATGGCTAACCAACAGGATTTAGTTtaccaacaacaacaacaagcTGCATTATATCAAAGCCAAATGCTTAAAAGACAATTGCTCGATCAAACTCACAAAAGAATGGAAAAT gttcATAATGCATCGTATGGCGGGGAAGGTGCTATGGATTTGGGCTCTTCTCAGTCACAATCTCAACCAAGAATTGGTCTTACTCCAACGTCTGTGTTACGTAAAATGACTTCAACCTCAGAACCTTTGGTAGACAAACACCATATACCTGACGAACGATCTg TTACCCAGCATGCACTTCAGCATCAAATAAACACTCTACAACAACAAATCCAGCAACAACAGTTTatgcagcagcagcaacaacagcagcagcaacaacaacggCCGGTTAATACTACTATCCAGCAGATACTGAGTGGTAATTATCCCAGGTATCACGGAgctcaacaacaacaacagcagcatcAATCCAATAATATGAATGGTCGCA gTATAAATTATGGTTCTGCGGATAAATCTCGCATGAACCGGGTACAATCTCCTGTCAGCAATCAGCTTGCACGTTGGTTTTCTCCAGAACTGTTGGCACAAGCCCGTGCTGGCCGTTTGCCAAACATGCCTGCTATGTCGCAGAATATCAACATGCTCAGTGTCGAGGATATCGAAAAATTCCAAGTTGGTGGTCGCtcttaa
- the LOC107883675 gene encoding ZZ-type zinc finger-containing protein 3, whose product MDKQFNDTNVSDSKALEATEFYFESDFYLLKNNNDYKNLLKSLAILEVQRCTTIQNIEKLAVLKDHFSKNPSLALKKVLKREDIGTLKSVNIHPLPDIDWSVYITNDETESGPIKQVCDINLRHKNVSDKQETPTNITASEVEKPETFKKPWTVEEQLRLEELLIEYPPERNESNRYRKIADALGTRNLRQVCSRVQKYNMKMKKVGSIKSINANSKNLNKKTVSLSHKNIGALLKPTTFIPSTTLIDDVDVYNANRNNFNVSHKNIEMSNKTKLAILDEVLQDKLTEKNCPIVHVGYTCCVCQSSPIIGTRWNCNDCPAIGKNSNFCGDCIVDTVRNILEKPPHPMDHTVTPIRSVKANDDNIDNLIDQNYVPLVFKTQNYLDPNFMV is encoded by the coding sequence atggacaaacaatttaatgataCCAATGTATCTGATTCAAAAGCGTTGGAAGCAacagaattttattttgaatcagacttttatttattaaaaaataataatgattataaaaatttattgaaatccTTAGCTATACTTGAAGTACAAAGATGtacaacaattcaaaatattgaaaaacttgCAGTGTTAAAAGATCACTTTTCAAAAAATCCTTCTTTGGCATTGAAAAAAGTTCTTAAACGCGAAGACATAGGTACGTTAAAGTCGGTTAATATTCATCCGCTACCAGATATTGATTGGTCGGTGTATATAACCAATGATGAAACAGAAAGTGGACCAATAAAACAAGTATGTGATATTAATTTacgacataaaaatgtttctgatAAACAAGAAACACCGACAAACATTACAGCTTCAGAGGTAGAAAAACCTGAAACATTCAAAAAACCTTGGACAGTTGAAGAACAATTGCGTCTTGAAGAACTTTTGATTGAATATCCACCAGAAAGAAATGAAAGTAACAGGTATAGAAAAATAGCTGACGCTTTAGGTACAAGAAATTTGAGACAGGTCTGTAGTAGAGTTCAAAAGTATaacatgaaaatgaaaaaagttggTTCAATAAAATCGATTAAtgcaaattcaaaaaatttaaataaaaaaactgtatcATTAAGTCATAAAAATATTGGTGCATTATTAAAACCAACCACATTTATACCATCTACAACATTAATAGATGATGTTGATGTTTATAATGCTAATAGAAATAACTTCAATGTAAgtcacaaaaatattgaaatgagTAATAAGACAAAATTAGCAATCTTAGATGAAGTATTACAAGATAAACTTACAGAAAAAAATTGTCCAATTGTGCATGTGGGTTATACATGTTGTGTATGTCAGTCATCTCCCATTATTGGAACAAGGTGGAATTGCAATGATTGTCCAGCTATTGGTAAAAACTCTAATTTTTGTGGTGATTGTATAGTAGACACAGTAAGGAACATTCTTGAAAAACCTCCACATCCTATGGATCACACAGTTACTCCTATTAGAAGCGTTAAGGcgaatgatgataatattgacAATCTTATTGATCAAAATTATGTCCCATTAGTATTTAAAACTCAAAACTACTTGGATCCAAATTTTATGGTATAG